In Rosa rugosa chromosome 4, drRosRugo1.1, whole genome shotgun sequence, the genomic stretch AGAAACAATTCTATCCATCAAAACCTAGCTACTCATCTTCTTTCCATAAACACTTCTTTCCGAAACCAAGAAAAGCAAGATAAACATGCAGCAAGACTTTTCGATGGAGGAGAGCAGACGCAATCACCTTCCTGGCCAGAGGTTCTGCCCCATGGAAGATGAACTAGTTCTCTTCTATCTCAAGCCCATGTTGAGCGGACAGAACGTGCCCGGCAGAAACCGCGTGGTGTTCGACTGCGACCTCTACGGTCACCAAGAACCTTGGGAGATATGGGAGGCCTTCAAGACCAAAAGACCACACAACTTGAGGCTCAACAAGGACATCTACTTCTTCACCCAACACAAGAAGATGAGTTCCACAGACAAGCGTGTGCGCCGGAATGTTGGAAGTGGCACCTGGAAGGGCGACGACTCCGGCAAGCCAGTACGATCTGTTGAAACTGGTCGTGCTGTTGGCTTGAAGAAAAGATATACTTACAAGAACGAAGACTCGGTGCACAATGGCTGTTGGATCTTGTATGAGTTCTACCTTGATCGATCACTCATAGACAAGAAACAAATAGTGAAAGACTATGTTCTTTGTCTATTACGAAAGAATGGTGAACCCAAAACCAAGatcgaaaagaagagaaagcaacgtGAAGAGGAAGAGGTTCTTGAAAACAATTATGCCTTGGATGATGGAGAAAACTCAAATAGGGAGCAAGAAGAGTTGCTTGAGCCACAAGAGAAGCGGCAACGAACGGTGCCATCCATTGCTAATGCACCACTAACAATGCCATCAGAAGATGATGCTGCATTCGCAGCTGAACTAGAAGAGTCATTGGAATGCTTTGAAGATGATAATGCACCCTCAGAAGCTCACGCAATTGGCTTTCAAGGTGAGGAAAATGGTGGACAGCAACCATTAGCCGAGATGCAGGCAGGCCCTTCATTCGGGGACGATCATGGGATATTTAATATGCTGCCGGAGGAAGATTTTCTCTGGGAGGAACTCTTAAAAGAAATGGGTATAGAAAAGGACGAATCAGTTCTTAATGGTGAGAGTAGTAATATAGATATGgctgaagaaaaggaaaagagcacCCTTCATGCTCCCACATCATCCATGTCTGCGGCCTATGATGGTTGCAATGATATGCCATATTTATCCTCGGGAAAAGGTTGCCTTGATCCATCTGGAAGCAATAATGTGTGTGGAGGATCAATTGGCTTTCAGGATGGTGCGTACTGGGTTGAGTCTTTGGTGGAGGTCCCAAGTACGGTTGAGCAACAAAAGACAGCTGATGAATATTGTTCAGATTGGTTGGAGTCGATCAATTTTAGTCCTGAGGAGAACAATTTGCTTTGGAGTGACATGCAATGGTGATCGTAGCTGATATTAGCATGAAAATAGCCTAGCTATTAAGATTAATTGACAACAATGTCaataaattttgttttaatttgttGTATATATGAACGCGTGGTACTCTTTCTTTTGTCTAAGATTTTATCCCAAATGGGTTTTACTCGGaaaaggttttaacgaggccacAGATATTTGCGTTCTCTGACTTCTATAAGAAAGTCTTACATTAATGAAATCTTCAGACTTTCATTAAAAATGAACAAAGAGTCTATATTTCATATATATTCAATCTTCAGACTTTCATTAAAAATGACTTTCATTAAAAATGAACAATGAGTCTATATTTCATATTCAACTAAATGGATAAAAGCTTTGATTAGACTCCAAATCGTATTACCTGCAATTGGTTAAATTTACTAGTAGGTGCAACATTATTTGCGAGGACATGTTTTGTTCCTCTTGATCTCATGCACCGCAAGAAGTTAGCAGAGACGGCATGGTTACTAATCTCAAGATTTATGCAGCTAGTCTTTAAAAGATAATTCAAAACTTACATCACCTTGTACTTGTATTAGACTACTTTTGATGAAGGATTACCAACTTCTAACCCACAATTATCAAagggagaaagaaaaaattgggTTGGAAGGTGATAAAAGAGGTAAAAATCATTCTTAAAATTGGGTTGGAAGGAGATAAAAGaggtaaaaaaaacaaaacaaaaaaaattcattcttCACTTCCCTCTCTTCTGGTTCTTTGGGTTGATCCACTCTTTATGCAGGGCTAGCTTTAGAAGACTTCAAGTTTGTTAGATTGCATGAGCTTAGTCAATGAAGCTCTAAATTGGCTAGAATAGAGAACTCCCAATCCCTTCAATTTGTACAGATTCCTCATACGTTGCTCATTAATGAAACCAAAACTCCCAAATGGAAACTCGATTATTGAAAACTTCCCAACCTTACAAAGACAACAATACAATGCGGTTGTATCATTTTGTAAAGAAAACCAAATTACGCTCTTAATTGAACATAACTATGAACCTCAACGTACGTTGTTTTCAGATTACATTGATAAGAAGGAAATAGCAATTATTGGAAAAGTAGCAGGGATTCTCTGGAATCCATTTGTCATTGATAGTCATCTTTGTACGTAGCACTATACAATCCTACACTATATTCCTGTACATGTAGCTTCAATTAGAATAAGAGT encodes the following:
- the LOC133744640 gene encoding NAC domain-containing protein 2-like — protein: MQQDFSMEESRRNHLPGQRFCPMEDELVLFYLKPMLSGQNVPGRNRVVFDCDLYGHQEPWEIWEAFKTKRPHNLRLNKDIYFFTQHKKMSSTDKRVRRNVGSGTWKGDDSGKPVRSVETGRAVGLKKRYTYKNEDSVHNGCWILYEFYLDRSLIDKKQIVKDYVLCLLRKNGEPKTKIEKKRKQREEEEVLENNYALDDGENSNREQEELLEPQEKRQRTVPSIANAPLTMPSEDDAAFAAELEESLECFEDDNAPSEAHAIGFQGEENGGQQPLAEMQAGPSFGDDHGIFNMLPEEDFLWEELLKEMGIEKDESVLNGESSNIDMAEEKEKSTLHAPTSSMSAAYDGCNDMPYLSSGKGCLDPSGSNNVCGGSIGFQDGAYWVESLVEVPSTVEQQKTADEYCSDWLESINFSPEENNLLWSDMQW